The Desulfovibrio sp. Fe33 genome includes the window GCGCGAAGAAAGCCGCCTGCAAGGCCCTCGACGAGAACCTGACCCACTACACCCATTCCCTCGGCATCCGTGAACTGCGCGAAGCCATCTGCGAAGACTACGGGAAGCGCTACGGCGTGACCCTCGACCCCGACAACATGGTCGTCACCCAGGGCACCAGCCCGGCCATGCTCGTCCTCTTCTCAACGATCCTCCAGCAAGGCGACAAGGTCATCACCTCCGACCCGTGCTACGCCTGCTACGACAATTTCATCCTCTTCGCGGGGGCCGAACCCGTCAAGGTCCCGGTCTTCGAGGACGACGGCTTCCAGTACCGCGTTTCCGCCATCCGCAAGGCCCTGGCCGAAAACGACGGCATCAAGGCCATCCTCATCAACTCCCCGGCCAACCCCACCGGCACCCTGCTCTCCGAGGAACGCCTCAAGGCCATCGCAGAAATCGCCGAGGAGCACGACCTGTGGATCATTTCCGACGAAATATACCACGGCCTGGTCTACGAGGGTAAGGAACACTCCATCCTCGAATACACGGACCGCGCATTCGTCTTCAACGGCTTCTCCAAGCTCTACGCCATGACCGGCTGGCGGCTCGGCTACCTCATCTCCCCGCCGAACTTCATGCGCACTCTCCGGAACCTCTGCCAGAACTTCTTCATCTCGGCCAACACCATGGCGCAATGGGGCGGATTGGCGGCCCTCAAGGAAGCCGGGGCCGACGTCGAACGCATGAAGACCACCTACAACAAACGGCGCGTCTACATGCTCGAACGCCTCGACAGCATGGGGCTGCCCGTCAAGAACGAGCCCACCGGGGCCTTCTACATCCTCGTCAACATGCGCAAACAGGCCGCCAAATTCGACGGCTCCTCCCTGGAGCTGGCTTACGACATCCTCGAAAAAGCACATGTCGCCGTCACCCCCGGCATCGACTTCGGACAGGGCGCGGAAGGCTACGTTCGTTTCTCCTACGCCACCTCCATGGCCAACATCGAGGAAGGCATGAACCGCCTGGAACAATACCTGAAAGACCTCGCCTAACCGCGACCGGCCACACGACCCGCAACGGGGGCATGGTCACATGCCCCCGTTTTTTCATGCCGGCTGGCCGGCCGGGCGTCTCCGACGGCCAGGGCGCTGCCCTGGACCTGCCAGAGAACCTTTTGGAAAAGGTTCTCTGGACTCTCCAAAACTTTTTAGCGCGCCTTCGGCAAGGGGCCGAATACTATTTGAAATACCGC containing:
- a CDS encoding pyridoxal phosphate-dependent aminotransferase, which produces MSISDRCCGIAPFLAMEINEKAEAMERAGQSVIRMCVGEPDFDTPECAKKAACKALDENLTHYTHSLGIRELREAICEDYGKRYGVTLDPDNMVVTQGTSPAMLVLFSTILQQGDKVITSDPCYACYDNFILFAGAEPVKVPVFEDDGFQYRVSAIRKALAENDGIKAILINSPANPTGTLLSEERLKAIAEIAEEHDLWIISDEIYHGLVYEGKEHSILEYTDRAFVFNGFSKLYAMTGWRLGYLISPPNFMRTLRNLCQNFFISANTMAQWGGLAALKEAGADVERMKTTYNKRRVYMLERLDSMGLPVKNEPTGAFYILVNMRKQAAKFDGSSLELAYDILEKAHVAVTPGIDFGQGAEGYVRFSYATSMANIEEGMNRLEQYLKDLA